In Alloyangia pacifica, the following proteins share a genomic window:
- a CDS encoding PhoH family protein: protein MNTGILTEAILEFPDNRLLIDLCGEYDRNLTDIEARTGVQILRRGNQLALHGPAEAQEAAREVLNALYQRLEQGRSVGRGDIDREFRLAPEEQEPGDQLEMFSAGKVEIKTRKKLIEPRTDAQKAYVRALFENELAFGIGPAGTGKTYLAVAVGVNLFITGQVDKIILSRPAVEAGEKLGYLPGDMKDKVDPYMQPLYDALNDFLPGKQLAKMMEEKTIEIAPLAFMRGRTLSNAFVVLDEAQNATSMQMKMFLTRLGEGSRMVITGDRSQVDLPRGVQSGLQDAERLLSHIDKISFNYFTSADVVRHPLVAKIIEAYEKDAERGA from the coding sequence GTGAACACAGGCATCCTGACCGAAGCCATCCTGGAATTCCCGGACAACCGCCTCCTCATCGATCTGTGCGGGGAATACGACCGCAACCTCACCGACATCGAAGCCCGAACCGGCGTGCAGATCCTGCGCCGGGGCAACCAATTGGCGCTGCACGGCCCGGCCGAGGCGCAGGAAGCCGCGCGCGAGGTGCTCAACGCCCTCTACCAGCGGCTGGAACAGGGCCGCTCGGTCGGCCGCGGCGACATCGACCGCGAGTTCCGACTCGCCCCCGAGGAGCAGGAACCCGGCGACCAACTCGAGATGTTCTCGGCTGGCAAGGTCGAGATCAAGACCCGCAAGAAACTCATTGAACCGCGCACGGACGCGCAGAAAGCCTATGTGCGCGCGCTTTTCGAGAACGAGCTCGCCTTCGGCATCGGCCCGGCCGGCACGGGCAAGACCTATCTCGCCGTCGCCGTTGGCGTGAACCTCTTCATCACCGGCCAGGTCGACAAGATCATCCTCAGCCGTCCTGCGGTCGAGGCGGGCGAGAAGCTCGGCTACCTGCCTGGCGACATGAAGGACAAGGTCGATCCCTACATGCAGCCGCTCTACGACGCGCTGAACGACTTCCTGCCCGGCAAACAGCTCGCCAAGATGATGGAGGAGAAGACCATCGAGATCGCGCCGCTGGCCTTCATGCGCGGCCGGACCCTGTCGAACGCCTTCGTGGTGCTCGACGAGGCGCAGAATGCCACCTCCATGCAGATGAAGATGTTCCTCACCCGCCTCGGCGAGGGCTCGCGCATGGTGATCACCGGCGACCGCAGCCAGGTCGACCTGCCGCGCGGCGTGCAATCGGGCCTGCAGGACGCCGAGCGCCTGCTCAGCCACATCGACAAGATCAGCTTCAACTATTTCACCTCTGCCGACGTGGTGAGACACCCCCTTGTGGCGAAGATCATCGAGGCCTACGAGAAGGACGCGGAGCGCGGGGCCTGA
- a CDS encoding OmpA family protein → MATRFSKTLRGILGVAAVSALALTGVAAPAAAAADGLNTPVISTQNTRTIRGERYIPGISLSPDGCEIWVMDDGAEGYAVSRVTRDGRPVCHEINICGTLKADQYFATDSYKIYPQSRGRLEEFFRDSTAFGYIIVGHTDSRASNAYNDRLSLNRANSVAAVANASGARIIDVRGYGENYPVATNSTVEGMAKNRRVEILCVR, encoded by the coding sequence GTGGCGACACGCTTTTCCAAGACCCTCCGCGGCATTCTGGGAGTGGCGGCGGTTTCCGCGCTTGCCCTGACCGGCGTCGCGGCTCCGGCAGCCGCTGCCGCAGACGGTCTGAACACACCGGTCATTTCCACGCAGAACACCCGCACCATCCGCGGGGAGCGCTACATCCCGGGCATCTCGCTGTCGCCGGACGGCTGCGAAATCTGGGTCATGGACGATGGTGCCGAGGGATATGCCGTCTCGCGGGTCACCCGCGACGGGCGCCCGGTCTGCCACGAGATCAACATCTGTGGCACGCTGAAGGCAGACCAGTATTTCGCCACTGACAGCTACAAGATCTACCCGCAGAGCCGCGGCCGCCTCGAGGAATTCTTCCGCGACTCCACGGCCTTTGGGTACATCATCGTCGGCCACACCGACTCTCGCGCCAGCAACGCCTACAACGACCGGCTGAGCCTGAACCGCGCCAACTCGGTGGCCGCGGTAGCCAACGCCAGCGGCGCCCGTATCATCGACGTGCGTGGCTACGGCGAGAACTACCCGGTGGCGACCAACAGCACCGTCGAGGGCATGGCGAAGAACCGCCGTGTCGAAATCCTGTGCGTGCGCTGA